The following are encoded in a window of Candidatus Firestonebacteria bacterium RIFOXYD2_FULL_39_29 genomic DNA:
- a CDS encoding sulfur reduction protein DsrE, whose protein sequence is MGIVIYSNEAEVVWNAFRLANFSLGEKDDVSVFLLAKGVEYEALSGAKYNIVELAQKLLDAGGKILACGTCLKQRQKDGSQLCPLSTMKDLYQMIKESDKVVTF, encoded by the coding sequence CTGGGAATAGTAATATATTCAAATGAAGCAGAGGTGGTTTGGAACGCGTTCCGGCTGGCAAATTTTTCGCTTGGAGAAAAGGATGATGTAAGTGTATTCCTCCTTGCCAAGGGTGTGGAGTATGAAGCCCTTTCTGGTGCAAAATACAATATAGTTGAGCTGGCGCAAAAGCTTTTGGATGCAGGCGGCAAGATACTTGCATGCGGAACCTGCCTAAAACAAAGGCAGAAAGACGGCAGTCAGTTGTGTCCTCTTTCAACAATGAAAGATCTGTACCAGATGATAAAAGAATCGGATAAGGTTGTAACATTCTAA
- a CDS encoding cysteine desulfurase NifS: MEKIYLDYNATTPIHPLAAKEMEKYIYEYFGNPSSSHWAGKKAHDGVENARKQVASLLGCLPEEIVFTSGGTESNNYAIRGAAELLKHKGNHIITTRIEHPAVLKPCQYLEKKGFEVTYLPVDKYGRVSPDAVRKAVKPSTILITIMHANNEVGTIQPLKEISEIAKKYKILFHTDAAQSVGKIPTKVEELGVDLLTVAGHKLYAPKGIGVLYIREGVGLQPLILGAGHERGRRAGTENVIQIAGLGKACQLMEKEMEKHSKKIKNLRDYFYLGIKKLKVETMFNGDPENGLPNTLNISFKGINSNKLLEKIPSLAVSTGSACHANSSEPSKVLMAMGMKKEEAFGAIRFSLGLFTTKNDIEHALAILNKALKK, encoded by the coding sequence ATGGAAAAAATCTATCTGGATTATAATGCTACAACGCCTATACATCCGCTCGCGGCAAAAGAGATGGAGAAGTATATTTATGAATACTTCGGTAATCCTTCGAGTTCGCATTGGGCGGGGAAGAAGGCGCATGACGGGGTTGAAAACGCGCGAAAGCAAGTTGCCTCTCTTCTGGGATGCTTGCCGGAAGAGATTGTTTTTACGAGCGGCGGTACGGAATCAAATAACTATGCTATTCGCGGCGCAGCGGAACTGCTTAAACATAAAGGTAATCACATAATTACTACCCGGATAGAGCATCCTGCGGTCCTAAAACCGTGTCAGTACCTTGAGAAAAAAGGATTTGAGGTGACTTACTTGCCTGTAGATAAGTATGGCCGCGTAAGTCCTGATGCTGTCAGGAAAGCAGTAAAACCTTCTACAATTTTGATAACTATCATGCATGCGAATAATGAAGTGGGAACGATTCAGCCGCTTAAAGAGATTTCTGAAATTGCAAAAAAATATAAGATATTATTTCATACGGATGCCGCTCAAAGCGTCGGGAAGATACCGACTAAGGTTGAGGAGTTGGGCGTTGACCTTCTTACGGTAGCCGGGCATAAGTTATATGCGCCGAAAGGTATCGGTGTTCTCTATATCAGAGAAGGCGTAGGTCTGCAGCCGCTGATATTAGGAGCGGGTCATGAGCGTGGTCGCAGAGCCGGGACGGAGAATGTTATACAAATCGCAGGCCTGGGAAAAGCTTGTCAGCTCATGGAAAAGGAAATGGAGAAACACTCTAAAAAGATAAAAAACCTGAGAGACTATTTTTATCTTGGAATAAAGAAATTGAAAGTTGAAACGATGTTTAACGGGGATCCGGAAAACGGTCTTCCTAATACCCTGAATATAAGCTTCAAAGGTATTAACAGCAATAAACTACTGGAAAAAATACCGTCCCTGGCGGTTTCCACCGGCTCGGCTTGTCACGCGAATTCTTCTGAACCTTCGAAAGTTCTTATGGCTATGGGGATGAAAAAAGAGGAAGCCTTTGGCGCAATAAGATTTAGTTTGGGCTTGTTCACGACAAAAAATGATATTGAACATGCATTAGCAATACTAAACAAAGCCCTTAAGAAGTAA